One Streptomyces sp. L2 genomic window carries:
- a CDS encoding CpaF family protein, protein MSLRARVNSPEDHGSRGEDGHLVASYRAKLLEEIDLAEMSALAAADRRARLERVLGHIISREGPVLSTVERSQLIRRVVDEALGLGILEPLLEDASITEIMVNGPDAIFVERGGRVEQLPLRFVSADQLMQTIERIVSTVNRRVDESNPMVDARLPSGERVNVIIPPLSLTGPTLTIRRFPRSFTLKELVGFGSLDEHMVFLLAGLVQAKFNIIVSGATGTGKTTLLNALSGLIPAHERIITIEDSAELQLQQSHVVRLESRPPNVEGKGHVTIRDLVRNSLRMRPDRIVVGEVRGGESLDMLQAMSTGHDGSLATVHANSAEDALTRLQTLASMSDVEVPFIALHDQINSAVDVLVQLTRFADGARRITEIALLDSHGGEPYRLATAARFDARPMTHDGRVHGTFQYFPLPRRTADRLYMASQPIPQAFGVAHHADQLATREAR, encoded by the coding sequence ATGAGCCTGCGGGCACGCGTCAACTCCCCCGAGGACCACGGCAGCCGGGGCGAGGACGGCCACCTCGTCGCCTCATACCGCGCCAAACTGCTGGAGGAGATCGACCTCGCGGAGATGAGCGCGCTGGCCGCCGCCGACCGCCGGGCCCGGCTGGAGCGGGTGCTCGGCCACATCATCAGCCGCGAGGGCCCCGTCCTGTCCACCGTGGAACGGTCCCAGCTGATCCGCCGCGTCGTCGACGAGGCGCTCGGCCTCGGCATCCTCGAACCGCTGCTGGAGGACGCCTCCATCACCGAGATCATGGTGAACGGCCCCGACGCCATCTTCGTCGAGCGCGGCGGACGCGTGGAACAGCTGCCCCTCCGCTTCGTCTCCGCCGACCAGCTGATGCAGACCATCGAACGCATCGTCTCCACCGTCAACCGCCGCGTGGACGAGTCGAACCCCATGGTCGACGCCCGCCTCCCCTCCGGCGAACGCGTCAACGTCATCATCCCGCCGCTGTCCCTGACCGGCCCCACCCTCACCATCCGCCGCTTCCCCCGCTCCTTCACCCTGAAGGAACTCGTCGGCTTCGGCTCCCTCGACGAGCACATGGTGTTCCTGCTGGCCGGCCTCGTGCAGGCCAAGTTCAACATCATCGTGTCCGGCGCCACCGGCACCGGGAAGACCACCCTCCTCAACGCCCTCTCCGGACTGATCCCGGCCCACGAACGCATCATCACCATCGAGGACTCCGCCGAACTCCAGCTCCAGCAGTCCCACGTGGTCCGCCTGGAGTCCCGGCCGCCCAACGTCGAGGGCAAGGGCCACGTCACCATCCGCGACCTGGTCCGCAACTCGCTGCGCATGCGCCCCGACCGCATCGTCGTCGGCGAGGTCCGCGGCGGCGAGTCCCTCGACATGCTCCAGGCCATGTCCACCGGCCACGACGGCTCCCTCGCCACCGTCCACGCCAACAGCGCCGAGGACGCCCTCACCCGGCTGCAGACCCTCGCCTCCATGTCCGACGTCGAGGTCCCCTTCATCGCCCTGCACGACCAGATCAACAGCGCCGTCGACGTCCTCGTCCAGCTCACCCGGTTCGCCGACGGCGCCCGCCGCATCACCGAGATAGCCCTCCTCGACAGCCACGGCGGGGAGCCGTACCGGCTGGCCACCGCCGCCCGGTTCGACGCGCGGCCCATGACCCACGACGGCCGCGTCC
- a CDS encoding TadE/TadG family type IV pilus assembly protein has product MPGGGRGGGRRDAGQVAVEYLGFIPVLLIVALAGIQIGAVAYAAEQAGTAARAGARAASLRQSYAQACADAVSGPLDVSCSAAEGGDTVTVTAAVHIPKVLLWDFGDARKTATMPLDH; this is encoded by the coding sequence ATGCCGGGCGGCGGCCGTGGAGGTGGCCGGCGTGACGCCGGGCAGGTCGCCGTCGAGTACCTCGGGTTCATCCCCGTCCTGCTGATCGTCGCCCTTGCCGGCATCCAGATCGGCGCCGTGGCCTACGCCGCCGAACAGGCCGGGACGGCGGCCCGCGCCGGCGCCCGGGCGGCATCGCTGCGGCAGTCGTACGCACAGGCCTGCGCGGACGCCGTCAGCGGCCCGCTGGACGTGTCGTGCTCCGCGGCCGAGGGCGGCGACACGGTCACCGTGACGGCCGCCGTCCACATCCCCAAGGTCCTCCTGTGGGACTTCGGGGACGCCCGCAAGACGGCCACCATGCCGCTCGACCACTGA
- a CDS encoding pilus assembly protein: MTPLIVLTLVLMWQCVLVGYTFTLAGNAADEAVRAGTATAPGGRQAACEAAGLRNLSSAWRGDATVSCGGSGYVTADVSLKVPVLFPGVVSFPVTVHGHAGAVEEVKD; this comes from the coding sequence ATGACCCCGCTGATCGTCCTGACGCTGGTGCTGATGTGGCAGTGCGTCCTCGTGGGATACACCTTCACGCTCGCGGGTAACGCTGCCGACGAGGCCGTACGCGCGGGCACCGCCACGGCACCCGGCGGACGCCAGGCCGCGTGCGAGGCGGCCGGACTGAGGAACCTGTCGTCGGCATGGAGGGGGGACGCCACCGTGAGCTGCGGCGGATCCGGCTACGTGACGGCCGACGTCTCCCTGAAGGTCCCCGTCCTCTTCCCCGGCGTCGTCTCCTTCCCCGTCACGGTGCACGGCCACGCCGGCGCCGTCGAGGAGGTGAAGGACTGA
- a CDS encoding P-loop NTPase translates to MPTRILPAGADPDAVRSLVTLLSQLPDAEPQPPVADSTQLVDTLARLAAESVDELPEVVVVHELIGPVPALELIREVALRFPAVGVILVTTDASPGLFSAAMDAGARGLVALPLSYDELASRVQAVAQWSTGVRRHLGHGAEVFGGAGGTVVTVSGAKGGVGATLVAIQLALAAQASGRPTALVDLDLQAGDIASYLDVQFRRSVADLATITDLSPRVLADAVFRHDTGVALLLAPAEGERGEDVTERAARQLLGALRSRYEVVVVDCGAQLGAASAAAVELADTALLVATPDVIAVRAAKRTVRMWDRLQIRKAEETTVVVNRHTRTTEIQPALVQRITGTALARTAVPAHFKELQAVVDAGRLHELDSRSTVKQALWALAGELGLAKAPEASGSSHRGSGRGSVGFRRRKEV, encoded by the coding sequence ATGCCCACCAGGATCCTCCCGGCCGGCGCCGACCCGGACGCCGTCCGCTCCCTGGTCACCCTGCTCAGCCAGCTCCCGGACGCCGAACCGCAGCCGCCCGTCGCCGACTCCACCCAGCTCGTCGACACCCTCGCCCGGCTCGCCGCCGAGTCCGTCGACGAGCTCCCCGAGGTCGTCGTCGTCCACGAACTCATCGGCCCCGTCCCCGCGCTGGAGCTGATCCGCGAGGTCGCCCTGCGCTTCCCGGCCGTCGGCGTCATCCTCGTCACCACCGACGCGAGCCCCGGCCTGTTCTCCGCCGCCATGGACGCAGGCGCCCGCGGCCTGGTCGCGCTCCCGCTGTCGTACGACGAACTCGCCAGCCGCGTCCAGGCCGTCGCCCAGTGGTCCACCGGCGTACGGCGCCACCTCGGGCACGGCGCCGAGGTGTTCGGCGGCGCCGGCGGGACCGTCGTCACGGTCAGCGGCGCCAAGGGAGGCGTCGGCGCCACCCTGGTCGCGATCCAGCTCGCCCTCGCCGCCCAGGCCTCCGGCCGGCCCACCGCGCTCGTCGACCTCGACCTCCAGGCCGGCGACATCGCCTCCTACCTCGACGTGCAGTTCCGCCGCTCGGTCGCCGACCTCGCCACCATCACCGACCTCTCCCCGCGCGTCCTCGCCGACGCTGTCTTCCGCCACGACACCGGAGTGGCCCTCCTGCTCGCCCCCGCCGAGGGCGAGCGCGGCGAGGACGTCACCGAGCGCGCCGCCCGCCAGCTCCTCGGCGCCCTGCGCTCCCGCTACGAGGTCGTCGTCGTCGACTGCGGCGCCCAGCTCGGCGCCGCGAGCGCCGCCGCCGTCGAACTCGCCGACACGGCCCTGCTGGTGGCCACGCCCGACGTGATCGCCGTACGCGCCGCCAAGCGGACCGTGCGCATGTGGGACCGGCTGCAGATCCGCAAGGCCGAGGAGACGACCGTCGTCGTCAACCGGCACACCCGCACCACCGAGATCCAGCCCGCCCTGGTGCAGCGCATCACCGGCACCGCGCTGGCCCGCACCGCCGTCCCCGCCCACTTCAAGGAACTCCAGGCAGTGGTGGACGCCGGACGCCTGCACGAACTGGACTCCAGGAGCACGGTCAAGCAGGCGTTGTGGGCGCTGGCCGGAGAACTGGGGCTCGCGAAGGCACCGGAGGCTTCCGGTTCCTCGCACCGGGGCTCGGGCCGCGGCTCCGTCGGCTTCCGGCGGCGCAAGGAGGTGTGA
- the cpaB gene encoding Flp pilus assembly protein CpaB — translation MNSRQRRGVILLILSVLCALGAFAGVLAVIDDVQSKVGPEVTAYRVKSQVKPYTALDAGQFEKIRMPKRWLSDNAVTDLGQIHGKIAVTTLRKGSLLQTDMIVDQPALQPGQQEVAIMIDAATGVAGKITPGSRVNVYATFQGKKQTDPDQSKIIVTDARVLDVGQITALDPDHAKDQQPTEAVPITFALSTLDAQRITYAESFAQRVRLALVAPGSETSVPDKDRTYELATDK, via the coding sequence ATGAACTCCCGTCAGCGCCGCGGCGTGATACTCCTGATCCTCTCGGTCCTGTGCGCTCTCGGCGCGTTCGCCGGCGTGCTCGCCGTCATCGACGACGTGCAGTCCAAGGTCGGCCCCGAGGTCACCGCCTACCGGGTCAAGTCCCAGGTCAAGCCGTACACCGCGCTGGACGCCGGCCAGTTCGAGAAGATCCGCATGCCCAAACGCTGGCTGTCGGACAACGCCGTCACCGACCTCGGGCAGATCCACGGCAAGATCGCCGTGACCACCCTGCGCAAGGGCTCCCTGCTCCAGACCGACATGATCGTCGACCAGCCCGCGCTGCAACCCGGACAGCAGGAGGTCGCCATCATGATCGACGCGGCCACCGGGGTCGCCGGCAAGATCACCCCCGGCTCCCGCGTCAACGTCTACGCCACCTTCCAGGGCAAGAAGCAGACCGACCCCGACCAGTCGAAGATCATCGTCACCGACGCCCGGGTCCTCGACGTCGGCCAGATCACCGCACTGGACCCCGACCACGCCAAGGACCAGCAGCCCACCGAGGCCGTCCCCATCACCTTCGCGCTGTCCACCCTGGACGCCCAGCGCATCACCTACGCCGAGTCCTTCGCCCAGCGGGTCCGGCTCGCGCTCGTCGCCCCCGGCAGCGAGACCAGCGTCCCGGACAAGGACCGCACCTACGAACTCGCGACGGACAAGTGA
- a CDS encoding glycoside hydrolase family 18 protein: MWSAATALALSVAGLAATPAAAADVNNATNAGFESGLAGWTCSAGSGTAVSSPVHSGSSALKATPAGQDDAQCSQTVAVKPNSTYTLSAWVQGAYTYLGVTGTGTTDVSTWTPDASAWKQLSTSFTTGSSTTSVTVYTHGWYGQPAYYADDVSVYGPDGGGGGDPAPTVPAAPSGLKATGTTSSSVSLAWNTVSGATGYNVYRDGSKVTAVSGTSATVTGLTASTSYSFQVTATNAAGESAKSAAVSATTSPTGGGGGDGGGGTLPKHAVTGYWQNFNNGATVQKLSDVQSAYDIIAVAFADATTTPGAVSFTLDSKGLNGYTVDQFKADIQAKHAAGKKVVISIGGQNGTVSISDSTSAANFANSVYSLMQTYGFDGVDIDLENGINPTYMTQALRSLSAKAGPNLVITMAPQTIDMQSTSAGYFQTALNIKDILTVVNTQYYNSGSMLGCDGKVYSQGTVDFLTALACIQLQGGLSPSQVGLGLPASTSGAGSGYVSPTVVNNALDCLSKGTNCGTFKPSKTYPDLRGAMTWSTNWDATAGNAWSNSVGPHVHAMP, encoded by the coding sequence ATGTGGTCGGCGGCCACCGCGCTGGCCCTCTCGGTGGCCGGTCTCGCCGCGACCCCCGCCGCGGCGGCGGACGTCAACAACGCCACGAACGCCGGCTTCGAGTCGGGCCTGGCCGGCTGGACCTGCTCGGCGGGCAGCGGTACGGCCGTCTCCTCCCCGGTGCATTCCGGCAGCTCGGCCCTCAAGGCGACCCCGGCCGGCCAGGACGACGCCCAGTGCAGCCAGACGGTCGCGGTCAAGCCCAACTCGACGTACACGCTGAGCGCGTGGGTCCAGGGCGCCTACACCTACCTGGGCGTGACGGGCACGGGCACCACGGACGTCTCGACGTGGACGCCGGACGCCTCCGCCTGGAAGCAGCTCTCCACGAGCTTCACCACCGGCTCCTCGACCACCTCGGTCACGGTCTACACCCACGGCTGGTACGGCCAGCCCGCGTACTACGCGGACGACGTCTCGGTCTACGGCCCCGACGGCGGCGGAGGCGGCGACCCGGCCCCCACGGTCCCGGCCGCGCCCTCCGGCCTGAAGGCCACCGGCACCACGTCCTCCTCGGTCTCCCTCGCCTGGAACACCGTCTCCGGCGCGACCGGCTACAACGTCTACCGGGACGGGAGCAAGGTCACGGCGGTGTCCGGCACGTCGGCCACGGTCACCGGCCTGACGGCCTCCACGTCGTACTCCTTCCAGGTCACGGCGACCAACGCGGCCGGTGAGTCGGCGAAGTCGGCGGCGGTCTCGGCGACGACGTCCCCGACCGGCGGCGGAGGCGGCGACGGCGGTGGCGGCACCCTGCCCAAGCACGCCGTGACCGGCTACTGGCAGAACTTCAACAACGGCGCCACCGTCCAGAAGCTGTCCGACGTCCAGTCGGCGTACGACATCATCGCCGTGGCCTTCGCCGACGCGACGACGACCCCGGGCGCGGTGTCCTTCACCCTCGACTCCAAGGGCCTGAACGGCTACACCGTCGACCAGTTCAAGGCGGACATCCAGGCCAAGCACGCGGCCGGCAAGAAGGTGGTCATCTCCATCGGCGGCCAGAACGGCACGGTGTCCATCAGCGACTCCACGTCGGCGGCGAACTTCGCCAACTCCGTCTACTCCCTGATGCAGACGTACGGGTTCGACGGCGTCGACATCGACCTGGAGAACGGCATCAACCCGACCTACATGACGCAGGCGCTGCGCTCCCTGTCGGCGAAGGCGGGCCCGAACCTGGTCATCACCATGGCCCCGCAGACGATCGACATGCAGTCCACGTCGGCCGGCTACTTCCAGACCGCCCTGAACATCAAGGACATCCTGACCGTCGTCAACACCCAGTACTACAACAGCGGTTCCATGCTGGGCTGCGACGGCAAGGTCTACAGCCAGGGCACGGTCGACTTCCTCACCGCCCTCGCCTGCATCCAGCTCCAGGGTGGCCTCTCCCCCTCCCAGGTGGGCCTCGGCCTCCCGGCCTCCACCAGCGGCGCCGGCAGCGGCTACGTCTCCCCGACCGTGGTGAACAACGCCCTGGACTGCCTGAGCAAGGGCACGAACTGCGGCACCTTCAAGCCCTCCAAGACCTACCCGGACCTGCGCGGCGCGATGACCTGGTCGACCAACTGGGATGCGACGGCGGGCAACGCGTGGTCCAACTCGGTGGGCCCGCACGTCCACGCGATGCCGTAG
- a CDS encoding trypsin-like serine protease — protein MLSLHHRIRRAAVVAASVTLCLTAGAGVVRADADAGPGARSHVHSDPSGTPDGGWTDADAIRFWTPARMASATDPARPSVPQGQDTPPPKSALRGSGPAAGITAEHFLGIKSVGVLFSYQQEPTTGQLRAHSCSASVVDSPGRNLILTAAHCGGGHHSVFVPNYDNSKTLAAQHYGFFRVDKWFTDPRYDRPNTKDRTSDLDFSFAALADSAKGAKVQNAVGGANRLVRTPSFNNDVTMVGYPKKAHDSADRAVRCPTQTWALPHLYQIQAVCHGMYGGTSGGPWFSKVDWAKGTGDIIGNVGGYNGGGNDANVDWLTYSPVHGDQFFRLYDDAKNNRAVKRPDPYVEPPLPYSMGGGRTWQHATLMASGDFNGKGRSDMIVVWSDGEVTLYDSDGNGGFDSERRLLAANSTWKNARTITAGDFAGSNGFDLMVRWADGEVTLYGDVGTRGLDWAGTQMIKPNKTWTNATQIAAGRFAAAKYVTDLMVRWADGEVTLYTGVGAGTFGQEHQLEKPNGTWKNVTLLTAGEYSGRQKWDLMVRWTDGELDNYVGTTTSGLGTEQRILNPNKLWTHDTVMTTGDFTSNRRTDDLVIRWSDGETTMYPDTHADHLGPEHNLVPRA, from the coding sequence TTGCTCAGCCTGCATCATCGAATACGCCGTGCGGCGGTCGTGGCCGCGAGCGTCACCCTGTGCCTGACGGCCGGGGCCGGCGTCGTGCGCGCGGACGCGGACGCCGGCCCCGGCGCGCGCTCCCACGTGCACTCCGACCCGTCCGGTACCCCCGACGGCGGCTGGACCGACGCGGACGCGATCCGGTTCTGGACGCCCGCCCGCATGGCCTCCGCGACCGACCCCGCACGCCCGTCGGTGCCCCAGGGCCAGGACACGCCGCCCCCGAAGTCCGCGCTCCGGGGCAGCGGCCCCGCCGCCGGCATCACCGCGGAGCACTTCCTGGGCATCAAGTCCGTCGGCGTGCTCTTCTCGTACCAGCAGGAGCCGACCACCGGGCAGTTGCGCGCGCACTCCTGCTCCGCCAGCGTCGTGGACAGCCCGGGCCGCAACCTGATCCTCACCGCGGCCCACTGCGGTGGCGGGCATCATTCCGTGTTCGTCCCGAACTACGACAACTCCAAGACGCTGGCCGCGCAGCACTACGGGTTCTTCCGCGTCGACAAGTGGTTCACCGACCCCCGGTACGACCGCCCGAACACGAAGGACCGGACCTCCGATCTGGACTTCTCCTTCGCGGCACTCGCCGACTCGGCCAAAGGCGCGAAGGTGCAGAACGCGGTGGGCGGTGCCAACCGGCTTGTGCGCACGCCCTCGTTCAACAACGACGTGACGATGGTCGGCTACCCCAAGAAGGCACACGACTCCGCGGACCGGGCCGTCCGCTGCCCCACCCAGACCTGGGCGCTGCCCCACCTCTACCAGATCCAGGCCGTCTGCCACGGCATGTACGGCGGCACCTCCGGCGGCCCCTGGTTCTCGAAGGTCGACTGGGCCAAGGGCACCGGCGACATCATCGGCAACGTGGGCGGCTACAACGGTGGCGGCAACGACGCCAACGTCGACTGGCTCACCTACAGTCCGGTCCACGGCGACCAGTTCTTCCGGCTGTACGACGACGCGAAGAACAACCGGGCGGTCAAGCGCCCCGACCCCTACGTGGAACCACCGCTTCCGTACTCGATGGGCGGCGGCCGGACCTGGCAGCACGCCACCCTGATGGCGTCGGGCGACTTCAACGGCAAGGGCCGTAGCGACATGATCGTGGTGTGGTCGGACGGCGAGGTCACGCTCTACGACAGCGACGGCAACGGCGGCTTCGACAGCGAGCGGCGACTGCTGGCCGCGAACTCCACCTGGAAGAACGCCAGGACCATCACCGCGGGTGACTTCGCCGGCTCGAACGGGTTCGACCTGATGGTCCGCTGGGCCGACGGAGAGGTGACCCTGTACGGGGACGTCGGCACCCGGGGCCTCGACTGGGCCGGCACACAGATGATCAAGCCCAACAAGACCTGGACGAACGCGACCCAGATCGCGGCCGGACGTTTCGCCGCCGCCAAGTACGTCACCGACCTGATGGTCCGCTGGGCCGACGGTGAGGTCACTCTCTACACCGGGGTCGGCGCCGGTACGTTCGGCCAGGAGCACCAGTTGGAGAAGCCCAACGGCACCTGGAAGAACGTCACCCTCCTCACCGCCGGCGAGTACTCCGGCCGCCAGAAGTGGGACCTCATGGTGCGCTGGACCGACGGCGAGCTCGACAACTACGTGGGCACCACCACCTCGGGCCTCGGCACGGAACAGCGCATCCTGAACCCCAACAAGCTCTGGACCCATGACACGGTGATGACCACCGGCGACTTCACGTCGAACCGCCGCACCGACGACCTCGTCATCCGCTGGTCGGACGGCGAGACCACGATGTACCCCGACACCCACGCCGACCACCTCGGCCCGGAACACAACCTGGTCCCACGGGCATGA
- a CDS encoding ATP-binding protein gives MPETETWDYTLYIPNDLRAVTVSRRTLCLILTLHGLIGLVDTAELLAAELVSNAVRHTKGPAALRVRRTEEGAVWIGAWDTDPAPPEPPKPLAQLAELEDGRGLGLVKACADHWGWQPSARFGKRGKFVWAQLGAA, from the coding sequence ATGCCCGAAACCGAGACCTGGGACTACACCCTCTACATCCCCAACGACCTCAGAGCAGTGACCGTCTCCCGCCGCACCCTGTGTCTGATCCTGACCCTGCACGGCCTGATCGGGCTCGTGGACACGGCCGAACTCCTCGCGGCGGAGCTGGTGTCCAACGCCGTACGGCACACGAAGGGGCCGGCCGCGCTCAGGGTGCGCCGCACGGAGGAGGGTGCGGTGTGGATCGGCGCGTGGGACACCGACCCGGCACCTCCCGAGCCACCCAAGCCCCTCGCGCAGCTGGCGGAGCTGGAGGACGGCCGGGGTCTGGGTCTGGTCAAGGCGTGCGCGGACCACTGGGGCTGGCAGCCCTCGGCCAGGTTCGGCAAGCGGGGGAAGTTCGTGTGGGCACAACTCGGCGCCGCCTAG
- a CDS encoding helix-turn-helix transcriptional regulator has protein sequence MPARRHPTARQVRLGTELRRLREAAGLKATEAAALLGVNSVQMSQMESGIAGVSEQRVRRLAANYTCADDELIDALVSMATDRARGWWEEYRGILPAAYLDLAELDHHARFRHDVAVIHVPGLFQTEDYARALFAYMNPEFPPDEVALRVEHRMRRRVVIEGAQPIRYEAVIHEAALRIRVAGRTAFRAQLARILELSEADQVTLRVIPFALDDFAGAGGTMVHVGGPIPALDTVVRDAPHGTAFVDSAAQLDHFRKLFRRVREVALPPQQSRDLIHQLAKEL, from the coding sequence GTGCCAGCACGACGGCACCCCACAGCCCGGCAGGTACGCCTGGGCACCGAACTGCGGAGGCTGCGCGAAGCCGCCGGCCTCAAGGCGACCGAAGCCGCTGCGCTGCTCGGGGTGAACTCGGTCCAGATGAGCCAGATGGAGTCGGGGATCGCCGGGGTGAGCGAGCAACGGGTACGCCGTCTCGCTGCCAACTACACTTGCGCCGACGACGAGTTGATCGACGCTTTGGTGAGCATGGCGACCGACCGCGCACGGGGTTGGTGGGAGGAGTACCGCGGCATTCTCCCGGCCGCCTACCTGGACCTCGCCGAACTGGACCACCACGCCAGGTTCCGGCACGACGTGGCGGTCATCCACGTACCCGGGCTCTTCCAGACGGAGGACTACGCACGGGCCCTCTTCGCCTACATGAACCCGGAGTTCCCGCCCGACGAGGTGGCGCTGCGCGTGGAGCACCGGATGAGGCGGCGGGTCGTCATCGAAGGCGCCCAGCCCATCAGGTACGAAGCCGTGATCCACGAAGCGGCGCTGCGCATCAGGGTCGCCGGGCGCACCGCCTTCCGCGCCCAGCTGGCCCGCATCCTGGAACTGTCCGAGGCCGACCAGGTCACCCTGCGGGTCATCCCGTTCGCGCTCGACGACTTCGCGGGTGCGGGAGGCACGATGGTGCACGTGGGCGGACCGATTCCCGCCCTGGACACCGTCGTACGCGACGCTCCGCACGGCACGGCCTTCGTCGATTCAGCAGCTCAGCTGGACCACTTTCGAAAACTCTTCCGTAGGGTGAGGGAGGTGGCGCTGCCCCCTCAGCAGTCGCGAGACCTCATCCACCAGTTGGCCAAGGAGCTGTGA
- a CDS encoding DUF397 domain-containing protein, protein MDAPTLWKKSSFSGGGEGNDCVEIADLDTHIRVRDSKAPARATLTFPAGAFASFVDALKTRPLPR, encoded by the coding sequence ATGGACGCCCCGACCCTTTGGAAGAAGTCGTCCTTCTCCGGTGGAGGCGAGGGCAACGACTGCGTCGAGATCGCGGACCTCGACACCCACATACGCGTCCGAGACTCCAAAGCCCCGGCCAGGGCGACCCTCACCTTCCCGGCCGGAGCCTTCGCCTCCTTCGTGGACGCACTGAAGACGCGCCCGCTGCCGCGGTGA